CCATATCCTTATCTCAAAGGCTTTTGCATCTATTTCCAACTTCAACATATCATGGTTTCACTGCTCAAATTTATCAATCTCAGAAATCAACTTACCTTCAAAAAACCTCACTGGCTCTATTTCATGGAACTACTTAAAAAACTTAACTCATCTTCATACAATCAACCTCTCCAACAACTCTCTTAAAGGCTACATCCCATCATGGTTTTGGTCAACTCCAAGTTTGACCCAAGTCAACTTAGCAAACAACAAACTTGGTGGCACAATTGGGTTTGAATCAGGGTCAGGTTTATCTTCAATCCAAATCCTAAATCTTTCTTTTAATAGGTTTACTAACTTAGCCCATCTATCAAATTTCTCAAACCTTTCTTTTCTTGATATGTCACACAACAATTTACATCTTTTACCATTTGGTCTTAACTCACTTACAAAATTACAACACCTTGATCTTTCGAGTTGTAACATTTCTAGTCCTTCTAAACCAATCTCAAATTTAAATTCACTAGAGTATTTAGATATTTCAAATAATCACATGAGTGGCATATTTCCAAAAGATTTCCCTTCACTTaccaaaataaattttttaaatatatcttttaataaCTTCACTGGTTCATTACCTTATGAAAATGTCCAAAAATTTGGTAACAAATCTTTTATCAATTCTGGCATGTTAATCAAAATtccaaatataacaaaaaatcatACTACCCATCATACACCAAAAATGTCATCACATATCAAACCACCCAATAATCTTTCTAATCATAGTAGCCCAAAAAATCCTAAACTGGTTACAAAAGTGAAAAAACCCGGTTCAAAAAAAAGGACGgtttttataataatgatcTCTTTAGCATcatttttggttttgttatCAATGGTTACATGTATATATTGCATggctaaaaaaagaaaaatgaccAAAAGAAACAAATGGGCTATATCTAAACCGGTTAATAACCAAAACCAACCATTTAAGATAGAAAAATCCGGTCCATTTTCATTTGAAACAGAGTCCGGTTCATCATGGGTAGTGGATGTACGTGAACCATCAAGTGCACCAGTAGTAATGTTTGAGAAGCCTTTGATGAGTTTTACATTTAAGGATTTGATGGGTGCCACGTCACAGTTTGGGAAAGAATCCTTGTTGGCAGAAGGAAGGTGTGGGCCAGTGTATAGAGCTGTGTTGCCAGGTGAGATCCACGTGGCAGTCAAAGTGTTGGAGAATGCTAGAGGGATGAGTCATCATGAAGCTGTTTGTATGTTTGAAGAGCTTTCGAAACTTAAACATCCAAATTTGTTGCCTATTTCTGGTTACTGCATTGCAGGTTAGTTTTGTCTTTTCATATTATTAATGGTTTTTACTAATTACATACCATGCAATAAAGCAAGTTATTAAGTATAATATACGagtacatcacaatttataatttttaagataaattatataaattatactcgtatatggtAAGGAGATAATTATTTGTGAATGTAATTAACCATGGACTCtgaagtgtgaaaaaattaaaattatgttCGTTGTatgtaacaaactttcaaattttgtgcATAGTATATATCCGATCAATCAAAAATTTGCAAGTGATAACTTTAATGATTGATACATATATTCGCATACATACAATGcataaaattttagtttttcacAATATAAAGATTCGTCCACATATTTAGTTATATTCATAAATAATTATCCCTAATACAAAATATAACTTAGtttgtaatttgtatatattacACGAATACACGTGGATTTAAGTACCGAAATAAATTAGGGCGCTAAAACAATCAAATGGTATCTTGGtctataataaaaacaaataacaaagtTGTATGTACTTTGTATGAAAGAAGTTGTATTGGATATTTGTATAATGTCCAATGCATAAAGATATACAAGTCAGTTTGCAAGATGTACAAGTTGATTACTCTTTTTGGGTGTTTTTATACGATACTACTATACTAGTAGTAGGTTACAATGATTTAGATTGTCCTTTAGAAGTACTTGATTAAGCAAATTACCAATTGGTATATGAATTTcaattttgtcaatttttaaaGAAAGTCAAAAAAGATCATGTGAAGGGAGAAGATATTGCAGAGATGGAAAGATAGTCTGCAGAGATGCCATAAAAGAACAAATTTTGAATACTACTACTCAAAAATAGGCCA
The sequence above is drawn from the Erigeron canadensis isolate Cc75 chromosome 4, C_canadensis_v1, whole genome shotgun sequence genome and encodes:
- the LOC122596229 gene encoding calmodulin-binding receptor kinase CaMRLK isoform X1 translates to MNLLSYFIKLVLLTTLFTLSQSKNCNNTDHILISKAFASISNFNISWFHCSNLSISEINLPSKNLTGSISWNYLKNLTHLHTINLSNNSLKGYIPSWFWSTPSLTQVNLANNKLGGTIGFESGSGLSSIQILNLSFNRFTNLAHLSNFSNLSFLDMSHNNLHLLPFGLNSLTKLQHLDLSSCNISSPSKPISNLNSLEYLDISNNHMSGIFPKDFPSLTKINFLNISFNNFTGSLPYENVQKFGNKSFINSGMLIKIPNITKNHTTHHTPKMSSHIKPPNNLSNHSSPKNPKLVTKVKKPGSKKRTVFIIMISLASFLVLLSMVTCIYCMAKKRKMTKRNKWAISKPVNNQNQPFKIEKSGPFSFETESGSSWVVDVREPSSAPVVMFEKPLMSFTFKDLMGATSQFGKESLLAEGRCGPVYRAVLPGEIHVAVKVLENARGMSHHEAVCMFEELSKLKHPNLLPISGYCIAGKEKLVLYEFMANGDLHRWLQELPTGKTDIEDWSTDTWEHPVDSSSPEKMEWRTRHNIAVGIARGLAYLHHAQSTPIVHGHLVPSNILLSDNLDPRIADIGLTRDRVNPQTTDSDVYSFGVVLIELLTGETGSDETVSKARKLVREGRGVDALDSRLRLGDNSVSEMVECLRVGYLCTAETPGKRPTMQQVLGMLKDIHPITVEFN